A single Streptomyces sp. 2114.4 DNA region contains:
- a CDS encoding amino acid ABC transporter permease gives MSVDVDKSAQPPADAPPPQPEPIKAIPVRHYGRWVAAVVVLGLIALLGRAFASGNVNWDAIPQYMFNADILKGLRNTLLITVLSMIIGIVGGVILAVMRQSKNPVTSTVAWFYVWFFRGTPVYVQLFLWFNLGLVFQYIDIMPIYKDEWSDFMTPFLCALLGLGLNEAAYMAEICRAGLNAVDEGQTEAAHALGMSHARTLRRIIVPQAMRVIVPPTGNEVINMLKTSSLVIAVQYYDLLQAAQNVGRDSGVVVEMLILAAAWYLIATTVLSIGQYYLERYYARGSSRQLPLTPLQRAKAKLSGGFNRSAGGAA, from the coding sequence GTGTCAGTTGACGTCGACAAGTCGGCCCAGCCGCCGGCGGACGCTCCGCCGCCCCAGCCCGAGCCGATCAAAGCCATCCCGGTCCGCCACTACGGCCGCTGGGTGGCGGCGGTCGTCGTCCTCGGACTGATCGCCCTGCTCGGCCGGGCCTTCGCCTCCGGGAACGTCAACTGGGACGCCATCCCCCAGTACATGTTCAACGCGGACATCCTCAAGGGCCTGCGCAACACCCTGCTGATCACCGTGCTCTCGATGATCATCGGCATCGTGGGCGGCGTGATCCTGGCCGTGATGCGCCAGTCCAAGAACCCGGTCACCTCGACGGTGGCGTGGTTCTACGTCTGGTTCTTCCGCGGTACGCCGGTCTACGTCCAGCTGTTCCTCTGGTTCAACCTGGGCCTCGTCTTCCAGTACATCGACATCATGCCGATCTACAAGGACGAGTGGTCGGACTTCATGACCCCGTTCCTGTGCGCGCTGCTGGGCCTCGGGCTCAACGAGGCGGCGTACATGGCGGAGATCTGCCGGGCCGGCCTCAACGCCGTCGACGAGGGCCAGACCGAGGCGGCGCACGCGCTGGGCATGAGCCACGCCAGGACGCTGCGCCGGATCATCGTGCCGCAGGCGATGCGGGTGATCGTGCCGCCGACCGGCAACGAGGTCATCAACATGCTCAAGACCTCCTCGCTGGTGATCGCCGTCCAGTACTACGACCTCCTCCAGGCCGCCCAGAACGTCGGCCGGGACTCGGGCGTCGTCGTGGAGATGCTGATCCTCGCCGCCGCCTGGTACCTGATCGCCACCACGGTGCTGAGCATCGGCCAGTACTACCTCGAGCGTTACTACGCCCGCGGCTCCAGCCGCCAACTGCCGCTCACTCCGCTCCAGCGCGCCAAGGCGAAGCTGTCCGGCGGCTTCAACCGCTCCGCCGGAGGTGCGGCATGA
- a CDS encoding ABC transporter substrate-binding protein gives MTARTIRRTAAGRSRTAVAAAAAVAASLLLLSACGDQTDAAIAKREAKKNRNVNAPLFKKLPKDVQEKAMLQVGSDITYKPVEFRSNGVIEGIDPDLAEAMSKELGIKLNFNNATFDTLMGGLKSKRYDIAMSAMTDTKERQEGIDSNTGKKIGQGVDFIDYLNVGVSLYTQKGKTKGIDGWETLCGKKLAVQRGTVSHDLAKDKSKACEKNGEQPISIEAFDNDSEAQTRLRTAGVDAVSSDYPVAAYAVKVSGHGKDFQMVGGAPLKAAPYGIAVPKGKEQLRDTLRSALELAIKNGSYAKVLDKWDVKDAAVKKVQLNGGS, from the coding sequence ATGACCGCACGCACCATCCGTCGCACGGCCGCCGGCAGGTCCCGCACGGCCGTGGCCGCGGCGGCCGCGGTCGCCGCCTCGCTGCTGCTGCTCAGCGCCTGCGGTGACCAGACGGACGCGGCCATCGCCAAGCGCGAGGCGAAGAAGAACCGCAACGTCAATGCGCCGCTGTTCAAGAAGCTGCCCAAGGATGTTCAGGAAAAGGCCATGCTCCAGGTCGGCTCGGACATCACGTACAAGCCGGTGGAGTTCCGCTCCAACGGCGTGATCGAGGGCATCGACCCGGATCTCGCGGAGGCGATGAGCAAGGAGCTGGGCATCAAGCTCAACTTCAACAACGCCACCTTCGACACCCTCATGGGTGGCCTGAAGTCCAAGCGCTACGACATCGCGATGTCGGCGATGACGGACACCAAGGAGCGCCAGGAGGGCATCGACAGCAACACCGGCAAGAAGATCGGCCAGGGTGTCGACTTCATCGACTACCTCAACGTCGGTGTGTCGCTCTACACCCAGAAGGGCAAGACCAAGGGCATCGACGGCTGGGAGACGCTGTGCGGCAAGAAGCTCGCGGTGCAGCGCGGCACGGTCTCGCACGACCTGGCCAAGGACAAGTCGAAGGCCTGTGAGAAGAACGGCGAGCAGCCGATCTCGATCGAGGCCTTCGACAACGACTCCGAGGCCCAGACCCGGCTGCGCACCGCCGGTGTGGACGCCGTCTCCAGCGACTACCCGGTCGCGGCGTATGCGGTGAAGGTCTCGGGTCACGGCAAGGATTTCCAGATGGTCGGCGGCGCGCCGCTCAAGGCGGCCCCGTACGGCATCGCGGTCCCCAAGGGCAAGGAGCAGCTGCGTGACACGCTGCGGTCCGCGCTGGAACTCGCGATCAAGAACGGCTCGTACGCCAAGGTCCTGGACAAGTGGGACGTCAAGGATGCCGCGGTCAAGAAGGTGCAGCTCAATGGCGGCTCCTGA
- a CDS encoding NADP-dependent malic enzyme: protein MAAEIVNPRSDSNTGAGAGSAPDDAFDPAFALHRGGKMAIQATVPVRDKDDLSLAYTPGVAKVCSAIADQPELVHDYTWKSQVVAVVTDGTAVLGLGDIGPEASLPVMEGKAILFKQFGGVDAVPIALGTTDTDEIIETVVRMAPSFGGVNLEDISAPRCFEIERRLQERLDIPVFHDDQHGTAVVTLAALRNAAKLTDRSLGQLRAVISGAGAAGVAIAKILIEAGIGDVAVCDRKGIVSTDRGDLTDVKREVAGFTNKGRLTGSLEDALDGADVFIGVSGGTVPEEAVAKMAKDSLIFAMANPTPEIHPEVAHKYAAVVATGRSDYPNQINNVLAFPGIFAGAMQVRATRITEGMKLAAAEALAAVVADELGADRVIPSPFDERVAPAVSAAVAAAARAEGVARR from the coding sequence GTGGCAGCGGAGATCGTCAATCCTCGCAGCGACAGCAATACCGGCGCGGGCGCGGGCAGTGCGCCCGACGATGCTTTCGACCCGGCCTTCGCGCTGCATCGCGGCGGCAAGATGGCCATCCAGGCGACCGTGCCGGTCCGCGACAAGGACGACCTGTCCCTCGCGTACACGCCGGGCGTCGCCAAGGTGTGCAGCGCCATCGCCGACCAGCCCGAGCTCGTCCACGACTACACCTGGAAGTCCCAGGTCGTCGCCGTGGTCACGGACGGCACCGCGGTGCTGGGACTGGGCGACATCGGCCCGGAGGCCTCGCTCCCCGTGATGGAGGGCAAGGCCATCCTCTTCAAGCAGTTCGGCGGCGTCGACGCGGTGCCGATCGCGCTCGGCACCACCGACACCGACGAGATCATCGAGACCGTCGTCCGGATGGCCCCGTCCTTCGGCGGGGTCAACCTGGAGGACATCTCGGCGCCGCGGTGTTTCGAGATCGAGCGCCGGCTCCAGGAGCGGCTGGACATCCCGGTCTTCCACGACGACCAGCACGGCACCGCCGTGGTCACGCTGGCCGCGCTGCGCAACGCCGCCAAGCTCACCGACCGCTCGCTCGGCCAGCTGCGGGCGGTCATCTCGGGCGCCGGTGCGGCAGGCGTCGCCATCGCCAAGATCCTCATCGAGGCGGGCATCGGGGACGTCGCGGTCTGCGACCGCAAGGGCATCGTCTCCACCGACCGCGGCGACCTCACGGACGTCAAGCGCGAGGTGGCCGGCTTCACCAACAAGGGCCGGCTGACCGGATCGCTGGAGGACGCGTTGGACGGCGCCGATGTCTTCATCGGGGTCTCCGGCGGCACGGTGCCGGAGGAGGCGGTGGCCAAGATGGCGAAGGACTCGCTGATCTTCGCGATGGCCAACCCCACCCCGGAGATCCACCCGGAGGTCGCGCACAAGTACGCGGCCGTGGTCGCCACCGGACGCAGCGACTACCCCAACCAGATCAACAACGTGCTGGCCTTCCCGGGCATCTTCGCCGGAGCCATGCAGGTGCGGGCCACCCGGATCACCGAGGGCATGAAGCTCGCCGCCGCCGAGGCCCTGGCCGCCGTTGTCGCCGACGAGCTCGGCGCCGACCGGGTCATCCCCTCGCCGTTCGACGAGCGGGTCGCCCCGGCCGTCAGCGCCGCCGTCGCGGCCGCCGCCCGCGCCGAGGGCGTGGCCCGTCGCTGA
- a CDS encoding zinc-binding dehydrogenase translates to MFAAYAARIDRDQPLNGLELGERPAPDVRPGWTTVNVKAASLNHHDLWSLRGVGITEDSLPMILGCDAAGVDADGNEVVLHSVIGQTGHGVGAKEKPSILTERYQGTFAEQVTVPSWNVLPKPKELSFEEAACLPTAWLTAYRMLFTNAGVRPGDSVLVQGAGGGVATAAIVLGAAAGLRVFATSRDEAKRKRALELGAEAVFATGERLPQRVDAVIETVGAATWSHSVKSLRPGGSLVISGATSGFTPKSGELNRIFFLELKIVGSTMGSKEELASLLSFCAAKGIRPVIDSTLPLDRAREGFTKMAEGELFGKIVLTV, encoded by the coding sequence ATGTTTGCTGCCTATGCCGCCCGCATCGACCGTGACCAGCCGCTGAACGGCCTCGAATTGGGGGAGCGGCCGGCCCCTGACGTACGCCCCGGCTGGACGACCGTCAACGTCAAGGCCGCCTCCCTCAACCACCACGACCTGTGGTCGCTGCGCGGGGTGGGGATCACCGAGGACAGCCTGCCGATGATCCTCGGCTGCGACGCCGCCGGAGTGGACGCGGACGGCAACGAGGTCGTCCTGCACTCCGTCATCGGGCAGACCGGCCACGGAGTCGGCGCCAAGGAGAAGCCCTCCATCCTCACCGAGCGCTACCAGGGCACCTTCGCCGAGCAGGTCACCGTCCCCTCCTGGAACGTGCTGCCCAAGCCGAAGGAGCTGTCCTTCGAGGAGGCGGCCTGTCTGCCGACCGCCTGGCTGACCGCGTACCGGATGCTGTTCACCAACGCGGGCGTACGGCCCGGGGACAGCGTCCTGGTGCAGGGCGCCGGCGGCGGCGTCGCGACCGCCGCCATCGTGCTGGGCGCCGCCGCGGGGCTGCGGGTCTTCGCCACCAGCCGGGACGAGGCCAAGCGCAAGCGTGCGCTGGAGCTGGGCGCCGAGGCGGTGTTCGCGACCGGCGAGCGGCTGCCGCAGCGGGTGGACGCGGTGATCGAGACGGTCGGCGCCGCCACCTGGTCGCACTCCGTCAAGTCGCTGCGCCCCGGCGGCAGTCTGGTCATCTCGGGCGCCACCAGCGGCTTCACCCCCAAGAGCGGCGAGCTCAACCGGATCTTCTTCCTGGAACTGAAGATCGTCGGTTCCACGATGGGCAGCAAGGAGGAGCTGGCATCGCTGCTCAGCTTCTGCGCGGCCAAGGGCATCCGGCCGGTGATCGATTCGACGCTGCCGCTGGACCGGGCGCGTGAGGGGTTCACGAAGATGGCGGAGGGCGAGCTGTTCGGCAAGATCGTGCTGACGGTGTGA
- a CDS encoding HutD family protein, which translates to MRILRAEGRAAAPWSNGGGVTREVAVQPPGSGWDTFAWRVSLADVTRDGPYSPLPGVRRILTVVDGAGLELTVDGTAQLLPERYRPFAFPGGAATDSRLLDGHPVVNLNVMLREGRAAATVEMVRGSRRVWPAGDGAADGDRGPDHDQVPDEVMVVAVEGRTRLGPPGAHEAQLERFDAALLTAPDAAAAALWTDGTAAVIALSVTAPGRS; encoded by the coding sequence GTGCGGATCCTGCGGGCGGAGGGGCGCGCCGCCGCGCCGTGGAGCAACGGCGGCGGGGTGACCCGGGAGGTCGCCGTCCAGCCGCCGGGCTCCGGCTGGGACACCTTCGCCTGGCGGGTCAGCCTGGCGGACGTCACCCGCGACGGTCCGTACTCGCCGCTGCCCGGTGTCCGGCGGATCCTCACCGTCGTCGACGGCGCCGGGCTGGAACTGACGGTGGACGGCACCGCGCAACTCCTCCCTGAGCGCTACCGCCCGTTCGCCTTCCCCGGCGGTGCCGCCACCGACTCCCGGCTGCTGGACGGCCACCCCGTCGTCAACCTCAATGTGATGCTCCGGGAGGGGCGGGCGGCGGCGACGGTGGAGATGGTGCGGGGGAGCCGGAGGGTGTGGCCGGCCGGCGACGGCGCCGCCGACGGCGACCGTGGCCCCGACCATGACCAGGTTCCCGACGAGGTCATGGTGGTGGCGGTCGAGGGGCGCACCCGGCTCGGGCCACCTGGCGCCCACGAGGCGCAGTTGGAGCGGTTCGACGCGGCGCTGCTGACGGCACCGGACGCGGCCGCCGCGGCGCTGTGGACGGACGGGACCGCGGCGGTGATCGCCTTGTCCGTGACCGCGCCTGGCCGGTCTTAG
- a CDS encoding helix-turn-helix domain-containing protein, producing the protein MAGLSAYPRVGLRAVAALRRLLEQLEAVQVRSARAKGWSWQEIAAELGVSRQAVHKKHGRR; encoded by the coding sequence CTGGCCGGTCTTAGCGCTTATCCCCGGGTCGGGCTCCGCGCCGTGGCCGCGCTCCGCCGGCTGCTGGAACAGCTCGAAGCCGTGCAGGTGCGCAGCGCCCGCGCGAAGGGCTGGTCGTGGCAGGAGATCGCGGCGGAGCTGGGTGTCAGCAGACAGGCAGTGCACAAGAAGCACGGGAGGCGCTGA
- a CDS encoding Clp protease N-terminal domain-containing protein, translated as MFEKFTADARAVVRGAAEWADRTGSGTVGEPELLLALLERTDSPAARVLAALGVHARRESVADALAAVRRRGGVSPADAAALAGLGIDIDEVVTRVEQAHGVGALAGGGRTGRRKRTRRLFTAEAKSVLERALRIAVGRGERYLGDEHLLMALAARPGPAAAVLADHGATYGEVLRALEEERGRRVS; from the coding sequence ATGTTCGAGAAATTCACGGCCGACGCACGCGCGGTGGTGCGCGGCGCCGCGGAATGGGCGGACCGTACGGGCAGCGGCACGGTCGGCGAACCGGAGCTGCTGCTCGCGCTGCTGGAGCGTACGGACTCGCCGGCCGCCCGGGTGCTCGCGGCGCTCGGTGTCCACGCGCGGCGGGAGTCGGTGGCGGACGCCCTCGCGGCGGTGCGCCGGCGCGGCGGGGTGTCCCCGGCCGACGCGGCGGCGCTGGCCGGGCTCGGGATCGATATCGACGAGGTCGTGACGCGGGTGGAACAGGCGCACGGGGTGGGCGCGCTGGCCGGAGGCGGACGGACCGGGCGCCGGAAGCGGACGCGCCGGCTGTTCACGGCGGAGGCGAAGTCCGTGCTGGAGCGTGCCCTGCGGATTGCCGTCGGACGCGGCGAGCGGTACCTCGGTGACGAGCATCTGCTGATGGCGCTGGCCGCCAGGCCCGGACCGGCCGCGGCGGTGCTCGCCGATCACGGGGCGACCTACGGTGAGGTGCTGCGGGCGCTGGAGGAGGAGCGGGGCCGGCGCGTGAGTTGA
- a CDS encoding serine hydrolase: MPYRGWADEGYGAFADEFARNFAERGEVGAAAAVFVGGRKVVDLWGGVADDRTGREWQEDTVLPVMSLAKSVVSFLAHLLSQEGELDLDAPVADYWPEFARHGKEGITTRMVLAHTAGIPLAERELTFEELTAWTPVIRALEEQQPLWEPGTAFEYHAHAFGFIVGEVIRRLTGRTPGRYFRAVIGGPLGLRTWIGMPQEEVPRLARLVEAEGRAPLPSADLLPMRAVTMNGALPFPGLDDPHGYNSPALLTAEFPGAGAVSSARGLAALYAAVATGLDGGPRLLSEGTVTDAVTQLSGGPSFSGFPDLGARWGTGVLLDSAFRRLLGPRSFAHSGAGGQFAFGDDEFGVGFAYTANRMGGPGDERAERLIGALRGCVGAE; this comes from the coding sequence ATGCCGTACCGAGGATGGGCCGACGAGGGATACGGGGCCTTCGCGGACGAATTCGCCCGGAACTTCGCCGAGCGCGGTGAAGTCGGCGCCGCCGCTGCCGTGTTCGTGGGCGGGCGCAAGGTCGTGGACCTGTGGGGCGGTGTCGCCGATGACCGGACCGGGCGGGAGTGGCAGGAGGACACCGTCCTTCCCGTCATGTCCCTCGCCAAGTCCGTGGTCAGCTTCCTGGCCCATCTGCTGTCGCAGGAAGGGGAGTTGGATCTCGACGCCCCGGTGGCCGACTACTGGCCGGAGTTCGCCCGCCACGGCAAGGAGGGGATCACCACCCGGATGGTGCTCGCCCACACCGCCGGAATCCCCCTCGCCGAACGGGAGTTGACGTTCGAGGAGCTGACCGCCTGGACGCCGGTGATCCGTGCCCTGGAGGAACAGCAGCCGCTCTGGGAGCCCGGTACCGCGTTCGAGTACCACGCCCATGCCTTCGGCTTCATCGTCGGCGAGGTGATCCGGCGCCTCACCGGCCGTACGCCCGGCCGCTACTTCCGGGCGGTCATCGGTGGCCCCCTGGGGCTGCGTACCTGGATCGGTATGCCGCAGGAAGAGGTTCCGCGGCTGGCCCGCCTCGTCGAGGCGGAGGGACGGGCCCCGTTGCCGAGCGCCGATCTGCTGCCCATGCGGGCCGTGACGATGAACGGCGCCCTGCCCTTCCCCGGGCTCGACGATCCGCACGGCTACAACTCGCCCGCCCTGCTGACCGCCGAATTCCCCGGTGCGGGCGCGGTGTCGTCGGCGCGCGGTCTGGCGGCCCTGTACGCGGCGGTCGCCACCGGTCTGGACGGCGGACCGCGGCTGCTGTCCGAAGGAACGGTCACCGACGCGGTCACCCAGCTGTCGGGCGGGCCTTCGTTCTCCGGCTTCCCGGACCTCGGCGCACGCTGGGGGACGGGCGTCCTCCTCGACTCGGCGTTCCGCCGACTGCTCGGTCCGCGCTCCTTCGCCCACAGCGGGGCGGGCGGTCAATTCGCCTTCGGGGACGACGAGTTCGGGGTCGGCTTCGCCTACACCGCCAACCGGATGGGCGGCCCTGGTGACGAGCGGGCCGAACGGCTCATCGGGGCGCTGCGGGGGTGCGTCGGGGCTGAGTGA
- a CDS encoding PadR family transcriptional regulator, with translation MPPVFAHGRLRLYLLKLLDEAPRHGYEIIRLLEERFQGLYAPSAGTVYPRLAKLEAEGLVTHATEGGRKVYSITDAGRAELADRGGELADLELEIRESVAALASDIREDVSGSARNLRREIREAAQQARKDAGGSGKAGRNGGGAADATQGTAGRPFPEAADYFDAAFGDKESWRQAKEEFRRAKEEWKEQARRAKEESRRARQDAQRARKQARDAQVFAREEVQRVIKRVQDQAQGAVRSGDWSGALREALSEVSREVGLFTGAQSGAGWGEEPREAGRGGEPHGAGRDGADGGARVTVERVDLPEEKPEDGPAAGAPPAPEAPEWAKEPAGDDPARDFDRLLDRFRDDLRDAARDHGVTAEQLKESRSRLSTAAAHIGALLRHPEQYGSPTDRDD, from the coding sequence ATGCCCCCCGTCTTTGCCCATGGCCGCCTGCGCCTCTACCTCCTCAAGCTGCTCGACGAGGCGCCGCGGCACGGCTACGAGATCATCCGCCTTCTGGAGGAGCGCTTCCAGGGCCTCTACGCCCCCTCCGCCGGCACGGTCTACCCGCGGCTGGCCAAGCTGGAGGCCGAAGGACTGGTGACCCATGCGACCGAGGGCGGCCGCAAGGTCTACTCGATCACCGATGCCGGCCGGGCCGAACTCGCCGACCGTGGCGGCGAGTTGGCCGACCTTGAACTGGAGATACGGGAGTCGGTCGCCGCCCTGGCCTCCGACATCCGGGAGGACGTCAGCGGTTCGGCGCGGAATCTGCGCCGCGAGATCCGGGAGGCCGCCCAGCAGGCCCGCAAGGACGCGGGAGGCTCAGGGAAGGCCGGACGGAACGGCGGCGGGGCGGCGGACGCCACGCAGGGCACGGCCGGCCGCCCCTTCCCGGAGGCCGCCGACTACTTCGACGCCGCGTTCGGCGACAAGGAGTCCTGGCGGCAGGCGAAGGAGGAGTTCCGGCGCGCCAAGGAGGAGTGGAAGGAGCAGGCCCGGCGGGCCAAGGAGGAGAGCCGGCGCGCCAGGCAGGACGCCCAGCGGGCCCGTAAGCAGGCCAGGGACGCCCAGGTGTTCGCGCGCGAGGAGGTCCAGCGGGTCATCAAGCGCGTACAGGACCAGGCCCAGGGGGCGGTGCGGTCCGGCGACTGGTCGGGGGCGCTGCGCGAGGCGCTGTCCGAGGTCTCCCGCGAGGTCGGGCTCTTCACCGGTGCCCAGTCGGGCGCCGGGTGGGGCGAGGAGCCACGCGAGGCCGGCCGGGGCGGCGAGCCGCACGGGGCCGGGCGGGACGGCGCGGACGGCGGGGCCCGGGTGACGGTCGAGCGCGTCGACCTGCCCGAGGAGAAGCCCGAGGACGGCCCGGCGGCCGGGGCTCCGCCGGCCCCGGAAGCCCCGGAGTGGGCGAAGGAACCGGCCGGCGACGACCCCGCCCGCGACTTCGACCGGCTGCTGGACCGTTTCCGCGACGATCTGCGGGACGCGGCGCGCGATCACGGCGTCACGGCCGAACAACTGAAGGAGTCCCGCAGCCGGCTGTCGACGGCCGCCGCCCACATCGGCGCGCTCCTGCGCCATCCGGAGCAGTACGGCTCCCCGACGGACCGGGACGACTGA
- a CDS encoding DUF4097 family beta strand repeat-containing protein has protein sequence MSAGTEWSHQPTQVTSPRTLEVTEPVDALTVRVLNGTVNVVGTADDGPARVEIGEVHGPPLTVSYRSGTLSVAYEDLPWKGFLKFLDRKGWNRSAVVSVTVPAGTRVEVGAVGACAVVSGISGRTDVRGVCGDSTLVGLTGGVRADTVSGNVEAQSVTGDLLFHSVSGDLTVIDGAGGAVHADSVSGDMVLDLDPGQGADIALTTVSGEVAIRLPDPADAKVEANTASGTVSNAFDGLRVSGQWGAKKVTGSLGAGTGTLKVTTVSGGLALLRRPSPADEDSRPGTPSAGSHDDSPTGPPAGKKVL, from the coding sequence ATGTCAGCCGGGACCGAGTGGTCGCACCAACCAACACAGGTGACCTCACCACGCACGCTGGAGGTCACCGAACCCGTCGACGCCTTGACCGTGCGCGTGCTCAACGGCACCGTCAACGTCGTCGGCACCGCCGACGACGGCCCGGCCCGCGTGGAGATCGGCGAGGTGCACGGCCCGCCGCTGACCGTCTCGTACCGAAGCGGCACCCTGTCGGTCGCCTACGAGGACCTCCCCTGGAAGGGCTTCTTGAAGTTCCTCGACCGCAAGGGGTGGAACCGCAGCGCGGTGGTCTCGGTGACCGTGCCGGCCGGCACCCGCGTCGAGGTCGGTGCGGTCGGCGCCTGCGCGGTGGTCTCCGGCATCTCGGGACGTACGGACGTCCGCGGCGTCTGCGGCGACAGCACCCTCGTCGGGCTGACCGGCGGGGTGCGGGCCGACACGGTCTCCGGCAATGTCGAGGCACAGTCGGTCACCGGCGATCTGCTTTTCCACTCCGTCTCGGGGGATCTGACGGTCATCGACGGGGCCGGCGGGGCGGTGCACGCCGACTCCGTCAGCGGTGACATGGTCCTCGATCTGGACCCCGGGCAGGGCGCCGACATCGCCTTGACGACGGTCTCCGGGGAGGTCGCCATCCGGCTACCCGACCCGGCCGACGCGAAGGTCGAGGCCAACACCGCGAGCGGCACCGTCTCCAACGCCTTCGACGGCCTGCGGGTCAGCGGCCAGTGGGGCGCGAAGAAGGTCACCGGCTCGCTCGGCGCGGGCACCGGCACGCTCAAGGTCACCACCGTCTCCGGCGGCCTGGCCCTGCTGCGCCGCCCCTCCCCGGCGGACGAGGACAGCCGCCCCGGCACCCCCTCCGCCGGTTCGCACGACGATTCCCCCACCGGCCCGCCCGCCGGGAAGAAGGTGCTCTGA
- a CDS encoding DUF6104 family protein: protein MYFTDRGIEELESRRGEEEVSLGWVADQLRTFVDLNPDFEVPVERLATWLARLDDEDEDE from the coding sequence GTGTATTTCACTGACCGTGGCATCGAAGAGCTGGAGAGCCGGCGCGGCGAGGAGGAGGTCTCCCTCGGGTGGGTGGCCGACCAGCTGCGGACGTTCGTCGACCTGAACCCGGACTTCGAGGTGCCGGTGGAGCGGCTGGCCACGTGGCTGGCCCGGCTGGACGACGAGGACGAGGACGAGTAG
- a CDS encoding CU044_2847 family protein, protein MHERAQRIELPDGTAVWARVSRLDAPGLDGPDDMDGTDGEFEDVGAWDALGARVEGLREVVGGVAASVRQATERVAPHETSVTFGVELSAKPGKAVALLADGEAKANLSVTLTWRRADEAPSAAQPHGGPAAGRREPDDASR, encoded by the coding sequence ATGCACGAGCGCGCGCAGCGCATCGAACTGCCCGACGGTACGGCGGTCTGGGCCCGGGTCTCCCGGCTCGACGCCCCGGGGCTCGACGGGCCGGACGACATGGACGGGACCGACGGCGAATTCGAGGACGTCGGCGCCTGGGACGCGCTCGGCGCCCGTGTCGAGGGACTGCGCGAGGTGGTCGGCGGGGTCGCCGCCAGCGTCCGCCAGGCCACCGAACGGGTCGCGCCGCACGAGACCAGTGTGACCTTCGGCGTGGAGCTGTCGGCCAAGCCGGGCAAGGCCGTCGCCCTGCTCGCGGACGGCGAGGCGAAGGCCAACCTCTCGGTCACGCTCACCTGGCGCCGCGCGGACGAGGCGCCGTCGGCGGCACAGCCGCACGGGGGGCCCGCGGCCGGCCGCCGGGAGCCGGACGATGCGAGCCGCTGA